The DNA segment AGACCGGTACAACGTTCCCTTAGGGTTTGTGAGCCAGTCCGATGCAAAACTGCAGAAGATGGTTGAGTTTATTCAGGTTGTCTTGACGTCGTCGCTCTATGGGTCAGGTCGGAGAAACGGCAGCACGCCTGAAGGCCGCGGGTTCTGGTTCAATGACGCAGATGTGAGCGATTTCTCTCTTCATGAACGCTCTGTCACTGCATCACGAGACCGTAATGAATTTATGTAGCAATAGTATTCATGGCTTTGCGTGACCACCTGAACCAGTATGGGTTCAGCGGCTGAGTGGTTAAAGGCGAGCACAGTGTGTGCTCGCCCGGTCGAAGATCACCATTCTCTGGCTTGAGCCAGCTTGTCACTGATTTCCGGCACGAGGAACGCTAAGAGCTTGTTGAACAAAGGATCCTGTCGAAACGCCTCATCGTGCTTTGCCATGCCTTCTTTGATGATCTTCGTACGACGTGCCCATGTGCCCTTGGTGTCCTGGTCTTTCAAAAGCTGCTCATGGCCGTAAAGCCTGAGTGTCCACCCGAACGCGTACAGGTACTCTTTGTAGTGATCAAACGCGGTGTTGGCGACGTTCAGCAAGCGCGGCAGGTTGTAGCCAACCGGGTAGCCAAAACGGGCACTCAACATCAGTGAAACCATGCCGTGGAATTTGCCAGAACGGTGATCCGCCGGCAGCAGGAGTTCTGGCATCGCGATGCGCATGTTCTCCCGGAGAATTATCCAGGCGGCATTTGTCTCCCGGCAGTCGTTCGCCGCATGCCTTGACCAGAAATCAATGAACGACTGACGGGCAGCAGAAGCGCTTAGCAACTGTTCGACCACTGCGCGTACGTACTCGTAATCCCTGTAGTAAACTTTCTGATCCTTGGGGTTGATGGTCAGCTGATCCAGGAACACTTCTTCTTTGACCCACCTGTCATAAATCTGGCCATTCTTCACCTCCGGGGTGGCGAACCAGCAGTCCATCGCCATCCGCTTCGACTCCTGCGAGCGCTTCAGTGTGGCGTCATTCACCACGAACACGTTGTAGTTGTTCAAATAGAAGATGTCTTCCTCGGAGGTGCGCGTGAGGCTGGGGTCGAAGTCCTGGAAGACCCAAATTATCGCGCCGTTGTTCAGGCGATAAAACTCACGGCGGCCTACGATCTCGGTCAGGTACGTCGTCGAGAGCTGCACCTCGAAAGCGATCCGCTGGCCGGCGTGTTCGACTTGGACGTCCGGTTTGCGCCATTGCGCCCGGTCGGCCAGTCGAATGCCTTTCCAGACCACCTCAAGCTGCGGCTCAGTGCAGTTCTCGTCGGCGATCAGGCTGTCGCGAATGATGCCCTTCAATCTCAGGTGGGCCATGCTTTCTTTTGCTGCGTTGTACTTGATGCAGTTGATCTGCTGAGCACTGAGCTGGCCGCGAGTGGAAATCGAGCACTTTTGCTCGACCTCTTCTACGGGATGGTGACGGAAGTGGAAGCGACGCCCCTTGGTGCGCACGAGAATCACCGGTGCAGTGCACAGGTGGCAGACAAGCCAAGGTGCTTCGCGATTGCGCGTGTAGCGGCTGACCAGTTCAGCGCGGTCTTTGATCACCAGCCCAAGCTCGCGGCTCAGAAACACCTGCAGGTCAACGTCGAGTCCGGTCTCCATGTCGAGGATTGCGGTCAGAAGCATCGTATCGGTGGGTTGTGCGAATTCACGGGTGTACATGGTGCTTTCCTTTCGTTTGGCTCGTGCTTCCAGAATCCCGATTGCGGCTTCGCGCTGCCACCGAACTGCTTACACTTACTACCACCCGGTGATATCCAGCTCCGCTAGACCTATTGATTCATGGCTGAACCTACGTGTCTTTCTTTGCAAGTGCCTCATCAACGCGGCGCTTCAGGTCTGCCGCGAAGGCTTCTATGGCGTAGATCGCTTGCTGAACGTCTTCGATGCTCAGATCAATCGGTTCGTCGTCGACGGTCTTTCCGTTGCGGTGAACGATGTCATGCCGCTTGATGCAGATCCGAGCGATGTCTGCCATCTCAAGCCCTTTCATGTGCTCACCAAACATCGCGCCCAAGATTTCACGGATGGTGGCCACGTTGTGGAAGCTGAGCTCGGATAACACCTTGAGCACAATGCCCTGAACGATCGCGGGATCCTGGGCGACCTGCTTGAGGGAGATCGTTCTCTTGCTCAACGCTTCGTACTCGGTGACGAGGTTCAGCATCAGACGAGGCTCGCTGATGACAAGCTTTCGTACGACGGTGCTGATTAATGCCTCAAGTAAGGTCACTGCATGCGCATACACCAGCTTATACGTCGTGTCGGCTTGAGTCTGGTTGCCCACAAGCGTCAGCAGGCTGTAGGCGGTTGTCAGGTCTGTGGAGAACTCATGGAAGAACTGCTTGTGCGAATGTCGCTCCAGCCACAGGTACTCGGCTTGTTCCGCATCGAGCATCTCTATGTACTCTTCGTAGAACTCATTCCAGAGCCCCGTTGTGTCTTCAGCGGTGAGATCCAGGCCGTACTTGTTGTGAATCCATAAACTGCATTGTTGCGCCTCGATTTCGAAGAACACGTCCTTGCTTGCACTCATGTAGCCTCCTGTCCCATGTCGGTGGTGCTGCCTTTAAGTCGCGGCCCGGTCTGGGCCATGCAGCTTTGACAGCGGCGTATTGACTGTGAGTGATCATCAGCGATCATGCTCTGCATGCGTGCCTGTATTCTGCCACCATCGAGCGAAAGGATGATGTGATCGCCATGCTTCAAGAAACCGTCTGTTACGAATGCGTTGTCGATCCTTATCTGGGTGGGGAGATTCGAGACAGTGGCGCCTCAGCCGTCTGTAGCCTGTGTGACTCGAATCGCCAATGCGTCCCGCTCTTCGAGATCGTCACCCTCGTCAAGGCAATCCTCGATCGTTACATCTGTGAGGGCGAGTTCGACTTCCGCTGGAATGGTGTTGAATCTGAGCAATACCAGTACGGTAACCCGCTCGATTTCTGGGTCGGAGAAGTGTTTGGCTGCGACAACGTCGAACCTATCGTTACGGCGGTGTGCAGTGAGCTCGCGTCATACAGCGATGGTGTGACGTACTCCAGGGTGTCCGCGATGCCGAACGACATTTGCTTTTAGTGGGGCGAATTCCAGGAGGGCATGAAGCACGGCAATCGGTTCTTCAACGATAACGCGAAGGCCTTTCTCGACTGGTTGTTCGACGACCTGGGTGAGTACTGCGCCCCATTGAGTGAACACGCGGTTGTTCCTGTACTCACGCCTGACAACGCACCGCCGATCTACCGCGCCCGCACCTGCCTGGCATCGGGAAGCGTGGATGAAATCCTGGCCAATCCTGCCCGCAATCTCGGGGCGCCGCCGAAGGCCAGGGCGGGCGAGGGCAGGATGAATCCCGCTGGTGTCCCTGCTTTCTATGGTGCGCTGGAGCGCCTGACTTGCATCGCCGAACTTCGGCCTCCAGTGGGCGGCACGGTCGTGAGCGGTGAGTTCAGATTGAACAAGGACGTCAGGGTGCTGGACTTCACGCGCCTGGAGGAGGCTGATCCGGGGCCCATGCTTAGCTTTTTCGATCCAGCGTTTTTCGCCAAAGAGGGCCGGCGAGAATTCCTGAGGTATCTGCACGGCGAGATTACTCTGCCGGTTCTGCCAGGCCTGGAGCGCGACTATCTGACTACCCAGGTCATCGCCGAGTACCTGGCGACGCACTGCAAACCTCGGATTGATGGTGTGATGTTCAGTTCGGTGCAGCAGGACTGTGGAACCAACATCGTGCTGTTCTCGCACGTGGCCTGCACAGCGGAGTCGATGACATTCCGCTTCAAGGGTGGCATGGGGCTCAGGGGGGCGAAAGCATCTGACGCACCGCGAATCGAATATGTGCCGGGCAGCTTGATCTATCACAAGATTCGAGGCTTGGTGTACGACCCAAGCGATGAACCCCTACGAGAGAACTCGCTTGGGCCGCTGACTGAGATGCATGAGTTCTAGTGCGCGAACCCTCTGCAACCAGGCTCGGGCGCCAAGAAACGCCCCAGCCTGGCTGACACCTGTCTGTCAGGGGAACAGCATGAAGGTGCTGTTGGGGTGGCGCTGGGACTCGTCGAGTTCGGAAGTATCAAGCCCGTAGGTACGCAGCATCCAGCGGGACACGCCGCCGTGTCCCTCGCCGACCTTTGTCCGGCCATGCAGCGCGATGCGGTTGTTGACGATGGCAATGTCCCCGGGCGCCAGGGCGACAGGGATCACGCAGTTCAAGCAGGCCTGTGTCAGCGCATGCATCGCCTTCTTGGCGGGCGTTTCACCAACATCGGCTGGCTGAGTGGAGCTGTGGCTGTAGCGAATCCAGAATCCGCTCTGCATGCGAAACAGCAGTTGGGCGTCATCGACCAGCAGTTCTTCGCCCAGGATCTCCTCCATGCCGTCGCGGAAGGTGAGCTGCGACTGCAGGATATATTGCGGTTTCTGCAGTTCCTGAATGTGCTCGGGGTCAAGCTCGCTCAAGATGGCTTCAAGCGGCATCACGGTCGTCGGCACTGCGTTGGGGTTGCGCAGCGCTGACAGGCAAACAAAGTCCGGCGATGGTGCAATGCGCGGGTTTTCAGGGTCGCGGTGGCCGCGCACGGGGAACGAAACACCATCGGTGTGGCCGTTCATTTTTCCCTGCGACTTTTCAGAAACCCGGCCTTCACCCGGAATCACGACCAGGTTCACGAAGAGGTCGCCGCCGTTTTCCGAACCATACGACACGGTATCGGCCCCCAGTCCGGCCAGGCACATGATTGCCGTGGCACGCGCTACCAGTGTACCGAGGCAGTCCGGTACCGGACGAAAGCCGATTGGCGTGTCAGGAATGCTCTGGGGGTCGAACACGCTGCGCAAATGCAGGCACGGCATTTGCCAAGCAAGATCATGAACGTCGCTGCGTTTACAGCCCAGATTGGCCAGTTCGGCATCAAGCGCTGGCAGCAAGGCATGGCCAAATGCAACGGGATCACTGAGCTGTTGAGCCATGTCCTCAACGCTGAGCTGCGACTTCCAGTTCGTGATAACGATTCGCAAAGCAGTACAAAAATGAGCGTCGATCAATTGTGTGCCTACGCGTGCGGGTGATATAAATGTGATATACGACAGCGTGACCTATCACGCGTTTTCTTGCTAGCGATCGTTCGGATCCATGAAAAAGCCCAGCCTCAAGCTCGCCGATTATCTCAACGGGTGCGCTAGTTTTCTAGCCTGCCTCAAGCCTTATATGAGTCTGACAAAAGCGGCTCAGGGATTCAGATGCAGGCTTACACTCCCTGATGGCACCTGTTTGGATGTGCAAGGCAAGGATGAACCTCATGTCGCGCTAAACCTCATGCACGCGCTTGTGAACGTGATGCCACTGGCTCCACGTGAAGAACAGAAAGAAAAGATGTCTGTCTCAACCAGAGAGCCTGCGGTGAACTCCCAGGCAACGGAGACGATCATGCATTCTGAGGTGAAGGCTAAACAGATGGATGAAGCAACTGGTAAAGCCCGCGAACAGATCGGCGTTACGACTAAGGTATCGCTGCTTGAGGAGATCGACGCGGTCGCCAAGCAGAGGGGCATCTCGCGTGCGATCGCCGCACGTGACCTTCTGCAAGATGGGCTGACTCGCTTCGATCGGGAGTCCCGAACCAAGAGCACATCGAAGCTGCTGGCAGAGTACGAACGAAAAGCAAACGACTTCGCCGGTGCCCAAACGAAAAACTGGAGCATTCGTGCTGAGCGTCGACTGGTCATGAAAACGCAGTTGACGGCGGGAGAGTACGAACGCTCCACCTCGTCGTTCGTAAATGGCCTTTTGGCCGAGGCGCTGTCGCACTGTCCGGTGGCCGCTGCGTTGGCCGTAAAGGCGCCGGTAATTGCCGATGCTTCCGTCGCGCTGGCTTTGGAAGCCATCGAGCGTGTAAAGGGGCCGAAGGCCAAGCAGATTGCTGCTGAGGCTGACTTGGGCGACAACCGTGTTCTGGCAACCTTGATTCTGGGCGGATCTGTCTTTGCACCTGCTCGGGTCATCCGCAAAATGGCGGATTATCTGCAGGTTCCCTTCGACGCGTTTTCCGTTGCGTTGGAGCGACGTTTTACGAGTCAGCCTGTACCTGCCTTCAAGGCCACTGCAGGTAAACCACAAGTTGATCTGCAGCGGAAATCCTGGAGTGTTGCAGTGAAGGAGCTGGAATTGTCGCCGGACGAGGAAGCTCGCCTGCTGAAACTGGAGGGTTGAGCATGAATCCCTTCGACAGGGCTCGACGGAAAGCCATGGATGTTCGAGAGTCGCTGGTGGGGTTAGCCGACTCTCATGGGTCAGTTTCTTCCAAGACGCTGCTTGCCAACGTTGAAGTGATCCTCGGCGTTGGGATCGAATTTGTACCACCGGGCCATTCGATTCTGGGTGGCACCGATGGTGTACTCAAGCGCAACGATGAGACCATGTACATCCGCAAGGATGTCAGTGAAGCCGAGAAGGCTTATCTGATCGCGCATGAACTGGGTCACTGGTACCTGGACGCCGATCTGCAGGAGACCACGTACGCCGATCTTGCGGCCATGACCGCCTCCGAAGGCAGCGAGGCGATCGTCAAGGTTGAGGCATACGGCGCAAACGAGCGCACTGAACTGCAGGCCAATGTGTTCGCGCGCGAGTTGCTCTTGCCTCGTATCGTCGCCCAGCAACAGTTTTTCGCGCACCTCGGCGCGAGTCAGATCTCGCTCAACCTGACGATACCGATTGAGATCGTTCGCCAACAGTTGTTTGACGGTCTTCTGTTGCCGATCCTGCCCACCGTACCGCCTGGTGCATTGCCAGAAATGACCGATGCGCAGCGCCTGGCGGCGCATGCCAAAGAAACGTTCGTGAACGTGGTGGCAGGCCCCGGCACCGGGAAGACGACCACCCTGGTGCACCGCATCAAGTACTTGCTTGAGCAAGGCGTGCCGGCCAACAAGATCCTGGTGCTCACCTTCACCAACAAGGCGTCTGCTGAATTGGTAGAGCGATTGGCTGCCTCAGGTATCAAGAACGCGACAAACGTGTGGGCGGGCACCTTCCACGCCTTCGGCCTGGAATTCCTTCGTAAGCATCACCACCTGTTCAACCTCCGCGCGAAAGTAAGCATGGCTGACAAGCTCATGCAGGTCAGGCTGATGGTTGGGCGCCTGGCCAAGGTCAGGCTGAAGTACTACCTGCGGCTACAGAACCCCTACGATTGGCTTCCAGGTGTGATCGAGCACATCAAGCGATTGAAGGAAGAGTGCCTGACGGTCGATGACTACCGCGCTCGGCTCAAGGCGCTGCCCCCATGTGATCAGGATGTCCAGGATGAGCGTGAGGACATCGCGACACTCTTTGAGGCCTATGAAGAGGCCATGCGGGAAAAGTGCTGGGTCGATTACGTCGACCTGGTCGCTTACCCGTCAATCCAGGCCCGGAGCGCGCGTGCCACCGTCGCGCAGTACCTCGATCAATTTGAGCATGTGCTGGTCGATGAATATCAGGATGTCACTGAGGTCATGGTCGAGCTGATCAGGCAGTTGGCCCTGAATGCGAATTCGGTGTGGGTGGTCGGTGACGTTCGCCAGGCGATCCATCACTGGCGAGGCTCTTCCATCAAGAGCTTGATCGATTTCGACAAGACCTTCAAAAGCTTGCGGCACATCACACCGACGTACAAGCGCTATGCACTAGATCTGAACAGGCGAAGCACGCCAGAGATTCTCGACCTGTTCAACTGCGCTGGCACGTATCACGCGCTGCGTCATCTGATGCCGCTTGAGCCGGTCACGGCTTATCGGCCATCGATTGGCGAAATCCCAAGGCTCTACCAGTGCGACTCCAACCTCGCCCAGGCAGCCACCCTTGAAACGTGCATCAAGGCGCTTGCGGCTCAGGGCATCCCCTACCGCGAGCAATTGGTCATGAGCCGCAGCTCCACGAACGTTGAGCACGTTGTCGAGGAGCTGACCAAGCGGGGCGTGCCGGTTCTTCATCTCGGGGACATTTGCCAGCGGCCTGAAATCAAGCGACTGTTCTGCCTGATGGAGCTGCTCTGCATGCGGCAGCCCAGGTCTTTGGTCGGCCTGATGCAGGATCCACGATTCCCGATGACGGCCCAGGACATCGAGTTGCTCATGCGTTTCACGCAGAAGGGCAGTGGTACCGCGCTTCAGCGTGGGCGATGGATCTGGAGCAATATCCCAGGCCTCTCGGCACAAGGGCAGGTGGCGAAAGCAAACCTGAGCATGTTGCTGCAGGGCTTCACGCGCAATACAAAGCCGTGGGTGTTCGTTTCCACGGTAATGCTGGATCGTCGCTACGGGTTCCCGAATCCGACTGATACGTCAATCGAGGCGCACACTGCCCGGCTCGCACTCTGGCTGTTCGTCTATGCAGTGCGCAACGGTGACGGCGATGGCAGCCAGTCCCGCCTCACCAAGTTCTTGCTGCAAGAAGAACTACGTCGGCGCATTGGCGAGAAACTGGCGGATCGAGGCATACCGCCTGAGGCAAGAGCCCTGGATGCCGTCAACGTCATGACGGTGCATTCCAGCAAGGGGCTTGAGTACTCGGCGGTGCATCTCACCAACGTCGACGATACCGCCTACGGGCCCAATCGGCCCTACTTCTACGATCTGCGTCCACTTGAGCTGATTCCTCCCGAGGTGCTCAACAGCACCGATGATGACTTTGCGTTCGAGGAAAAGGTAGAGCGGAATAACCTGCTCTACGTGGCGCTGTCCCGTGCCCGCGATCACCTGTACCTCTACCAGCTCGCTGACACCACCAGGCCGGCGCCCCTCAACGCGGCAGGCAAGAAGCTTCGAACACTCTTCGGCATCCGTTTGCCTGCCATAGCGCCAGCCCCATTGCCGATTGGCAGCGCCGTTGCGCCAAGCACAGTGAGCTACGAAGCGTTCCAGACCTACATGAACTGCCCGCTTCAGTACCACTACCGGCATGAGCTGACCCTGACGGCTGAGCAGGAGATTGATGTGTCTATCCGGGCGCGGTGGGCTGTCAGCGACATGCTCTTTGAGGTATTGAAGAACGCTGCCGTGCCTCAGACGGCGTTCCAGGCAGCGTGGAAAGCGCGCCTCCTGCCCCCGAAAACTGAAGATCCGCAGCTCTATGAAGATGCCGTGATAGCGGTGAAGCGAGGCCTTGCGCTTGTCGGTGAGATTCGGGGCAGCCTGGTAGAAGGGCTCGTATCAGAGGTCGGGGGGCTGCAGATCGTGCTGCCGTGGATGCTGTCGGTGGGCAGCGAACTGCACTGGATCCGGGCGCACGAAGGTCTGTCAGGGACGATGAAGCAGCTCAGGCCAATGATGGTGAACATGAATGCCCCCGGCATCCGGCATGCCACCATCTACTCGTTGATCACCGATAAACGCATTCGAGAAGGCGCCTCGCGTGGCATTGAGCGCACGACGGTGTACAAGATGTCCAAGCGGTTCATTGCGGGTGATCGCTTTGCCAGCAGAGGACGAGGGTGCAATAGATGCGCCTATCTGAGCATTTGCGACAGCAAACCCTGAATGTCAACTGATCACGGGCGAGGAGGGTATCCCTGTGGCCAATGACCCGGCTGGCGCCTTCCAGGAGCTCAAGTACGCGAAGGTGGCCACCGTTGAGGCCGCTGCTGAATATGTAGCCTACGTATCGGCAGACTACCCAGTCTATCGTGAGACAGATCCTACTCACGCCGTGGATGGCGTGAGCCCTGACCAGTTCTTCGATACCGCCTACACGCCGATTCTGCAGAGCATGATCGCCCACGTTGTAAACGAAGAAGGCCCAGTTCTCGACAGCGTGCTGTCCCGACGCATCGCCCGGGCGCACGGGTGGGGTCGTACGGGAGCACGTATTCGTGATCAAGTTGATCAGGTCGCGCGTGCGCACTTCAGGTCTTATGAGGAAGAGCAACTGGGAACCTTCTTCTGGCCAACCAAACTCGATTTAGATGCTGCAGCTACATTCCGCCGTCCAGGTGACGATGACTCCGTGCGCAGCCTGGCGGAAATCTGCCTTCAGGAGTTGTTTGCGCTCGTGGGTGAGATGGAAGCAAAGGGACACGCAGCTGAGGCCTTGATCCACGCCGTCGCCAAGGAGGCAGATGTTATGAAGTTCGCACATGCTGGCCGCTCGCGAATCGAGAAAGCCATTCGTCATCACAGGAATGATTAGGTTAAGGTGCCCATGGTTTGGATTGTTCGAGCCGCGGGCTACTCAATGGAATTGCGTTGGAGTTTTACCTGGCCAATGTAAGAAATGGATTATCCGCCGGTGATTCTTGGGATATGGCTGCCTTGCTGCGCAGAAGGTAGCCATTGAGTGAGCTAGTTTTGCGAGGACCTTTAACCTTGCAAGTCCAAATGTTCTGGCCATTGGGTTTTTTCAGATGGACATCTAGCTTCTCGAATTGGCGTTGGAGGAGCCGCCAACCGTCACTCTTGGGATCTGGGTCAGCCAAACCTAGGTGTTCAGCAGCATAGTGCTGGAAAATGCCCGGCGTGACTAGGAAGAATGTGCCATCCACGGTATGCACTTTAGCCTTACTGTCATTGACCACTAAGCGATGACTGTGAAGTCCTTCGCGCAGCCACTCCATAAAGGCTAATCCCGCGTCGTTTTGGTCGGGCGAAGTGGTAGGCCGGAGGCTTTCCGCAGTTGTTTCAGCCTGGAGCTCTGTCGGCTCCTGCAGCATGTCCATCAATTCGTCGAGATAGTCGGACTCCAGACTCAGCGGCACAGCAGTGGGCTGTTTTTCTGCCGCTGAAATCTGTGGACTACCCAGGGCCGACTCCCCGGTTTCACCGGTCAAAGGTGGGTCTATGGTCGGCTCAACAGTGCCACCGAAAAAATCCGGTCGGAGCTCATCGGCCCAGATCAGGGTCGGCTGCAGACGGAGGAAGGTGAAGCGATGCTGCCAGTCACCGTCCGTGACAATGCCGTTCCAAACCGCCTTGCCTTCCGGTGTCGCTTCCACCAATCCATGTGACTGCAGTTCATCGAACAAGGCGATGTTTGAAGAGGGAACTCCGTCCACGGCCTGAGCCAGCAGATGCGCCCGCAGATTGTCGGTCGTGGTCTTGCTGACCAGCCACAGGTGGTCTTCGGTCAGCCAGCCGACCGCGCCGGGCTGGTTGAGCTTGAACTTGTTCTTGACCAAGTGGCGCAGCCCCGTCAGCAGATGATGCTGCAGCGAGTGCTTGGACGCCTGCAAAGCCTTCGCGGGATTGCCACCGATGTTTTGCGCAGTGGAAACCCGGTCAGCCTGCAGCACCAATTCCCCAAGGGTCCCGGCGTGCTCGTAGTGGTCGGCGAGCAGAAACAGCAATTGGTTCCACAATGCTGGGTAATCGCTGAGCCAGTCGAGCAGGGCGGGCGACAGGATCTGCGTATAGAGCAACCCCGCCGCGGCGCCGTGCAGCTTGTAATCGCGCTCTGGGTGGTAGCGGAAACGGTAGGGCTGGTTCAGCGGGCCGTGCCAAGGGTGCCAGCGATCGGCATTCTGATACTCCACCTGCAGGTCGACGGCGATTTTGCCGATGTCATGCAGCAGGGCACCGTAGGCAATCGCGGCGCTCCAGGCATCAGCTTGTGCGGCCTGGTCTTCCGGTGCAGCACCGCTGGGAAGTAGATAGGATTGGCGTAGCTTCAAGCTGCAGGCCATCAGCTCCAACCCGTGATCGAGCATGCCCCCGGGATAGGCGTGATGATGGCTTTCGCTGGCCGGGAGTTGCTGCACGTAACTGGCGTAGCGGCGGATGGGCTCGAGGTAAAGTCGATCAAACTGCGCTTCGGAGAGGGCCGTGTACTGCCAGATGCGTTCGAGCAGCTTTCTCCGGTGATCGGCGGCGAGTAGAGATTCGGCCGACTGGGGAAGCAGGAAGCCCTCGGCGAAGGGCGTGGGGGTGGGCTCTGCCGCCTCACCTTTTTGAAATGTTAACCACCAGCGTTTCATCGTATGACCTGCTGTTCGTTCGGGAGGTCCTTTTGCCTTTTCGGATAGAGCTCTTACCCTTGCGCCCCCTTCCATTGCCGCCGTTACCCTTTACCGCCTTGGCCCTTTTCACGCGTGTGATAATTCGAAGCCAGGCACATCGGGATCGGCGGCCGCTCGGAATAGCGGTCCCTTTGTTCAGAGCGTAGACTGCCCGGCATGATTGCTAGAGCAGGGGTGCGGATGACGTTGAGTGATGCGGTATTGGTCGTGTTATTGGCCGATCGGATTCATGGCACGGACACGGCCATCCGATCTGCAGCCAAGCGCTGTGCGAAAAAGCTGCCCCGCAGCCAGCGCGATATCGTGTTCAAGATTGGAAACAGCGCAAATCCTCGGCAACTTGTGGCGCACCTGTGTCAGCACTTGTCTGATTGAGCGACCAAGCGAGGTCGTTTTAACCGGCACCTCGCAAGAGTGCGTGCGCCTCAAGTAAACCCTCGGATAAATCCGCAGTCTCAGTTATTATCCCAGCACTTGTCCCACACCTAGGAACATCATTCATGTCCAAACTTGCCGAGTTCAAAGCACTGGAAGCGCAACTGGCCGCCCAGCTGCAACAGCTGGATGCCATGAAAAACGACTCCGGTTTGAAGCAGGAAATCGAGTTTGAACAGAAACTCAAAGCGTTGCTGGAACAGTACGGCATGGGCCTGCGCCAGGTGATCAGCATTCTTGATCCGGCCAAGAGCTTGAGCGTACAGACCGCGAGTGCGTCCAGCAGTAGCCAGCGCAAGCCTCGCGAGGTGAAACGCTACAAGCACCCACAGAGCGGTGAGGTTGTGGAAACCAAGGGCGGCAACCACAAGATCCTCAAACAGTGGAAGCAGGAGCACGGCTCGGACACCGTTGAGAGCTGGGTGCAGTAATCACTGATTTACTGACAGCGGTAAAAGTCGCGCTGCGTACAAAATAAAGGCCCCGGATAGGGGCCTTTTTGTTGGGTGGGTGGAATCACGCGGTGAGTCGAGCTGGCGTATCCGTGGCTTGGTCACACTGCAAGGCCAACAGGTACTCAGAAGCTTCTCGAGCCTGACCACTGGCGCGGAAAATGGCTCGCTTGTCCTCCTTGAGTATCTTAAGCCAGGACGCCAGGTATTCCTCGTGACGCAACTCACCTGTGGTACCCGTGAGTGCGCAGAGAAACGCGGCGCCCATTTCTGCGACCAGTTCCTCGAAGGCATACGCCGTGGAGCCGAATGCATGCCCACCGGTGATGCCTTCACGGTTCAGACGAGTACGGTGGCCCGACCAGTGCGTCAGCTCATGCAGCGCCGTTGCGTAGTAGCTGCCGACGTCTTCGA comes from the Pseudomonas urmiensis genome and includes:
- a CDS encoding DUF7740 domain-containing protein, whose amino-acid sequence is MTLSDAVLVVLLADRIHGTDTAIRSAAKRCAKKLPRSQRDIVFKIGNSANPRQLVAHLCQHLSD
- a CDS encoding histone-like nucleoid-structuring protein, MvaT/MvaU family, giving the protein MSKLAEFKALEAQLAAQLQQLDAMKNDSGLKQEIEFEQKLKALLEQYGMGLRQVISILDPAKSLSVQTASASSSSQRKPREVKRYKHPQSGEVVETKGGNHKILKQWKQEHGSDTVESWVQ
- the mobH gene encoding MobH family relaxase, with the translated sequence MKRWWLTFQKGEAAEPTPTPFAEGFLLPQSAESLLAADHRRKLLERIWQYTALSEAQFDRLYLEPIRRYASYVQQLPASESHHHAYPGGMLDHGLELMACSLKLRQSYLLPSGAAPEDQAAQADAWSAAIAYGALLHDIGKIAVDLQVEYQNADRWHPWHGPLNQPYRFRYHPERDYKLHGAAAGLLYTQILSPALLDWLSDYPALWNQLLFLLADHYEHAGTLGELVLQADRVSTAQNIGGNPAKALQASKHSLQHHLLTGLRHLVKNKFKLNQPGAVGWLTEDHLWLVSKTTTDNLRAHLLAQAVDGVPSSNIALFDELQSHGLVEATPEGKAVWNGIVTDGDWQHRFTFLRLQPTLIWADELRPDFFGGTVEPTIDPPLTGETGESALGSPQISAAEKQPTAVPLSLESDYLDELMDMLQEPTELQAETTAESLRPTTSPDQNDAGLAFMEWLREGLHSHRLVVNDSKAKVHTVDGTFFLVTPGIFQHYAAEHLGLADPDPKSDGWRLLQRQFEKLDVHLKKPNGQNIWTCKVKGPRKTSSLNGYLLRSKAAISQESPADNPFLTLAR